A window from Sceloporus undulatus isolate JIND9_A2432 ecotype Alabama chromosome 8, SceUnd_v1.1, whole genome shotgun sequence encodes these proteins:
- the SNN gene encoding stannin, with product MSIMDHSPTTGVVTVIVILIAIAALGALILGCWCYLRLQRLSQSEDEESIVGEGETKEPFLMVQYSARGPCMERKTRLTPNGTEAHS from the coding sequence ATGTCCATCATGGACCACAGCCCCACCACGGGGGTGGTGACGGTCATCGTCATCCTGATCGCCATTGCAGCGCTGGGGGCCCTGATCCTGGGCTGCTGGTGCTACTTGCGCCTCCAGCGCCTGAGCCAGTCGGAGGACGAGGAGAGCATTGTGGGCGAAGGGGAAACCAAGGAGCCCTTCCTTATGGTCCAGTACTCGGCCCGGGGCCCTTGCATGGAGAGGAAGACCCGGCTGACCCCCAACGGCACAGAGGCCCACAGCTAG